In one window of Cloacibacillus sp. DNA:
- a CDS encoding MBL fold metallo-hydrolase — protein sequence MRLRIFGAAGEVTGSNYMIETSGYKVLVDCGAHQGADEDRHESEQLPYNPAEIDALLLTHAHIDHSGRIPLLVKQGFKGKVYCTDATSQLIEILLRDSAHIMQEDAEWRTRKNARKGLPPVVALYTEQDVEDTLGHRSAMHYDEITQILPGLKVRFREAGHILGSAIIETWITDKVDGPENMPEKTVKVVFSGDLGPFDGVIEKPPVILEEADYVLIESTYGDRLHKSLEDTRAEFQSAMEEAIRYGGKVLVPTFVVDRAQRMLYEFTLLQKKLPGLRMGPIYLDSPMGVKTTEIYSKYVGLLSRELKDMLNNNEDPFEPRGFSYVRTPEQSRAINEKAEGIVLAGSGMCSGGRIMHHLKHNLFKNDTHVFFVGYQAYGTLGRRLVDGAKTVRIAGEEISVKAQFHTLNGFSAHADRDDLLEWAGHFPKKARFIVVHGEPKSAQSLALGLKDKGYAAQVPAIGDTIELGVAAAPSAKTAMPIISQRILDRIHIDPQDVERTLGAISARTLEMEEVLIKNEEQYNNIMPLLVSARILLETAAAVSENRIIKRQ from the coding sequence ATGAGACTTCGAATATTCGGCGCTGCCGGTGAAGTTACCGGATCCAATTATATGATAGAAACATCCGGTTACAAGGTGCTTGTCGACTGCGGCGCACATCAAGGCGCTGACGAAGATAGGCACGAAAGCGAGCAATTGCCTTACAATCCAGCGGAGATAGACGCACTTCTTCTCACCCACGCGCACATCGACCACAGCGGAAGGATACCGCTTCTGGTCAAACAGGGCTTCAAAGGAAAAGTTTACTGCACGGACGCCACGTCGCAGCTCATTGAGATACTGCTTCGCGACTCCGCGCACATCATGCAGGAGGACGCCGAATGGCGCACGCGCAAAAACGCGCGCAAGGGCCTGCCTCCGGTCGTCGCGCTCTACACTGAACAAGACGTTGAAGATACTTTAGGCCATCGCTCCGCAATGCATTACGACGAGATAACGCAGATACTCCCCGGGCTTAAGGTGCGTTTTCGCGAGGCGGGCCATATACTGGGAAGCGCCATAATAGAAACATGGATAACGGATAAGGTCGACGGCCCGGAAAATATGCCGGAAAAAACGGTCAAGGTCGTCTTTTCGGGAGACCTCGGCCCGTTTGACGGCGTAATAGAAAAACCACCCGTCATCCTCGAAGAGGCTGACTACGTTCTAATAGAATCCACATACGGCGACCGCCTCCATAAATCCCTTGAGGATACGCGCGCCGAATTTCAGAGCGCCATGGAAGAGGCGATACGGTACGGCGGCAAAGTGCTCGTGCCGACCTTCGTCGTGGACCGCGCGCAGCGGATGCTCTATGAATTTACGCTGCTCCAGAAAAAACTCCCCGGCCTGCGCATGGGCCCCATCTATCTCGACTCTCCGATGGGCGTCAAGACGACGGAGATATATTCTAAATATGTGGGCCTGCTCTCGCGCGAATTAAAAGACATGCTGAACAACAATGAAGATCCGTTCGAGCCCCGCGGCTTCAGCTACGTGCGCACTCCCGAACAGTCGCGCGCCATCAACGAAAAGGCCGAAGGCATAGTCCTTGCCGGAAGCGGCATGTGTTCCGGCGGCCGCATAATGCACCACTTAAAACACAACCTTTTTAAAAACGACACTCACGTATTCTTCGTGGGCTATCAGGCCTACGGCACGCTGGGCCGCCGTCTCGTCGACGGAGCGAAGACCGTCCGCATAGCGGGCGAGGAGATCTCCGTCAAGGCGCAGTTCCACACGCTGAACGGATTTTCCGCGCACGCCGACCGCGACGACCTGCTTGAATGGGCCGGACATTTTCCGAAGAAGGCGCGTTTTATCGTGGTCCACGGCGAACCGAAGTCCGCGCAGTCCCTCGCACTGGGCTTGAAGGACAAAGGCTACGCGGCGCAGGTGCCGGCGATAGGCGACACGATAGAGCTTGGCGTGGCGGCTGCACCTTCGGCAAAGACGGCGATGCCGATAATCTCGCAGCGCATCCTGGACCGCATCCATATAGACCCGCAGGATGTGGAACGCACGCTTGGGGCCATATCGGCGCGTACTCTTGAAATGGAAGAAGTGCTTATAAAGAACGAAGAGCAGTATAATAACATAATGCCGCTGCTCGTTTCTGCAAGAATACTGCTTGAAACGGCCGCGGCTGTGAGCGAAAATAGAATAATAAAACGACAGTAA